A part of Larkinella insperata genomic DNA contains:
- a CDS encoding aldo/keto reductase: MEYRKLGKTDLNVSLLSFGASPLGNVFDETDEAEGRRAVHAAIDLGINFFDVAPFYGDTLAETRLGKALKTKRDSVYLATKCGRYGNGVFDFSYDRILRSIDESLDRLQTDYVDLLTVHDIEFGDHDQVLNEAIPAALKIKETGKARYVGFSGLPVRYLAKVAREVAVDTVLSWGHYTLLADEINDELVPLSREKGFGLLNAAPLMQRILSDAPIPVWQSSPQAVKDTQPKLLALCREYGLELSDVALKYAVSHPVIATTIVGISEQHRLEQNVRALDIHIPDELLQRIETLVAPVKNQLWFEGKPENNIPKPTLQS; the protein is encoded by the coding sequence ATGGAGTATCGCAAGTTAGGAAAAACAGACCTGAACGTTTCGCTCCTGAGTTTCGGAGCTTCGCCCCTGGGCAATGTTTTTGACGAAACGGACGAAGCAGAAGGCCGACGAGCCGTTCATGCGGCCATTGATCTCGGAATTAATTTTTTTGATGTGGCCCCCTTTTACGGTGATACGCTGGCCGAAACCCGGTTGGGAAAGGCCCTGAAAACGAAGCGGGACTCCGTTTATCTGGCTACCAAATGCGGGCGATACGGCAACGGCGTGTTCGACTTTTCGTATGACCGCATCCTGCGCAGCATCGACGAATCGCTGGACCGTTTGCAAACCGATTACGTGGATCTGCTCACGGTGCACGACATCGAATTCGGTGATCATGATCAGGTTCTTAACGAAGCAATTCCGGCGGCTTTGAAAATCAAGGAGACGGGTAAAGCCCGCTACGTGGGTTTTTCGGGTCTGCCGGTGCGGTATCTGGCGAAGGTCGCCCGCGAGGTAGCGGTCGATACGGTGTTGTCGTGGGGACACTACACCCTGCTGGCCGACGAAATCAACGACGAACTGGTGCCGCTTTCCCGGGAGAAAGGATTCGGCCTGCTCAATGCGGCCCCGCTGATGCAGCGGATTCTATCGGATGCGCCCATTCCGGTCTGGCAGAGTTCTCCGCAGGCCGTGAAAGACACGCAGCCCAAACTGCTGGCCCTGTGCCGCGAATACGGGTTGGAACTGAGCGATGTCGCCCTGAAATACGCCGTGAGCCATCCCGTCATTGCTACCACCATCGTCGGCATTTCCGAGCAGCACCGCCTGGAGCAGAACGTCCGGGCGCTCGATATCCACATTCCCGACGAACTGCTGCAGCGCATTGAAACGCTCGTGGCCCCGGTTAAAAATCAACTGTGGTTTGAAGGAAAACCGGAAAACAACATTCCCAAGCCGACTTTACAATCATGA